CACCTTCACGCTCGGTACGGCCGCCATGTTCGCCGTCGGCCTGCTCATCGCGGCCGTGGCCCCGAACGGACGCACCGCCAACGGCGTGGGAATCCTGCTGTACTTCCCCATGGCCTTCCTCGCCGGGCTGGTCCAGCCCACGCACCAGATGCCGGTTATCCTGGCCCGCATCGGCGAGTTCACCCCCCTGGGCGCTTTCAGGCAGGCGCTTCAGGACGTCTGGGCGGGCGGTTCTCCGAGCCCCCTGCTGCTGGGGGTCATGGTCGCGTACGCCGTGGTCATCAGCCTCGCCGCAGCCAAGTTCTTCCGCTGGGAGTAGTCATGCCGACGCGCCTCGACGAATGGGAAGGTCGGCTCGACCGGCTCATGGGCGCCGTGCCGTACGTGCTCCTGGTCGTCTCCACGGCGCTGTTCCTGCTCACCGACACCCACTCGGGTGACTACCGCCTCGTCACGCTCGGCCTCGCCGTACTGACCGCCGGATGGATCCAGCTGATGACCGGGCGGCCCGCGGCTGGGTGGAACCAGCTGAAGACGAGCCGGCCCGCGCTCTACGTCGCCGGCTTGGTGATCCTGATCGCGGCGCTCAGCGCACGCGGGGTGTGGTTCGCCAGCTTCTTCGCCTTCACCGGATACCTCCACTCGTGGCAGTTCCTGCGCGGGAAGTGGAGGTTCGTCGGGGTGACCGCAACGGCGGCGATCAGCATCGTCGCCTACAACGGCGGGCTCCCCGAGCCCACCCCCACGGCGATCCTCACCTACCTGTTCTTCGTCGCCGCCATCGTGGCCCTGGTCGGACTGTTCAGCTTCGTCGGCGAGCTCACCACCGAGCGCAGCGCCGAGCGGAAGCGCATGGTCGCCCAGCTCGAGGAGGCCATGCGCGAGAACGCCGGCCTGCACACCCAGCTGCTGGTCCAGGCGCGGGAAGCCGGCGTGCTCGACGAACGCCGGCGCATGGCGGGCGAGATCCACGACACCCTCGCGCAAGGGCTGACCGGCATCATCACCCAGCTCCAGGCGGCCACCCACGCCAAGGAGGCCGGCGACCGGCAGCGCCACATCGACAACGCCACCCGCCTGGCGCGCGAGAGCCTCGCCGAGGCGCGCAGGTCCGTGCACGCCATCGCGCCAGGCCCGCTGGAGGCGGCCCCGCTGGCCGACGCGCTGGCGGAGGTCGCCGCCGAGTGGGTGCGACTCAACGGGGTGCGCGCCGACGTCACCACGACCGGGACGGTCCGGCCCATGCATCCCGAGGTCGAGGCGACCCTGCTCCGCATCGCCCAAGAGGCCCTCGCCAACGTGGCCAAGCATGCCGGGGCCACGCGGGTCGGTCTGACCCTGTCGTACATGGAGGACCTGGTCACCCTGGACGTACGCGACGACGGCGCAGGCTTCGACCCCGAGCGGGCCAGGGACGGCGGAGGCTTCGGCCTGACGTCGATGCGCAAACGGGTGACCCGTCTGGCGGGCACACTGGAGATCGAGTCCGAGCACGGCGTCGGCACCGCGATCTCCGCGGCCCTTCCCGCCGTCCCCAGGGAGGTTCCCGGTGTCTGAGACCCCCGTCCGGCTGCTGATCGCCGATGACCACCCCATCGTCCGCGACGGCATCCGCGGCATGTTCACCGGCGACCCGCGCTTCGAGGTGCTCGGCGAGGCGGGTGACGGCGCGCAGGCTGTCGAGCTGGCGCGGGCGCTGCGACCTGACGTGATCCTCATGGATCTCCGGATGCCCAGGATGGACGGCGTCGCGGCCATCAAGGAGCTCGGCAGGCTGGGCATCGAGGCCCGCGTCCTGGTGCTCACCACCTACGACACCGACAGCGACGTCCTGCCCGCCATCGAGGCGGGCGCCACCGGCTACCTCCTCAAGGACGCCCTGCGCGAGGAGCTCATCCGCGCCGTCCAGGCGGCGGCCATGGGCGAGGCGGTCCTGTCACCATCGGTCGCCACTCGGCTGCTCAGCCAGGTACGCACACCGGTGGACCCGTTGAGCGCGCGGGAACGCGAGATCCTGGAATTGATCGCCCAGGGCACCACCAACCGCGAAGCGGCGGCCCGCCTTTTCATCAGCGAGGCGACGGTGAAGACGCACGTGCTGCACATCTACACGAAACTCGGCGTCAACGACAGGGCGGCGGCGGTCGCCGTGGCCTACCAACGCGGCCTCCTCAGCTGACCGGCCCGCTCCTGCACCATCCGCAGGACGCGTATCGTCCGAGGACCGGCATGGCGTCGACGGTCAGACGTCGCTGAAGCCGTACTCCCTGGCCAGGTCGGCGACGCGCAGTGTTCGGCCCGCGTGCCGTCCCACCTCGGGGTCCTCCAGCAGGACACGGACGGCGCGCCCCGGGAACTCGATCGAGTCGGCGCCCGGCACGTCCTCGCCGAGCGCCGCCGTGATCGCCTCGGTGCGCGTGAACCCGGGAGACACCGCGAGCGCGGTGACCCCGTGCGGACGCAGGTCATGGGCGAGCGAGCGGGCGAGGCGGCTGACGCTCGTCATCGCCAGGTCGTAGAAGAGGTGGCCGGCGATCACCTCGGCGTCAGGATCGGCGTACCCGGTCAGAACGGCCAGCCCGCGCCGCTCGATCAGCAGCGGCGCCGCATACCAGGCCGACACCAGGTGGCTGCGAACCCCGATGTCGATCATGTTGTGCCAGTGCTCGAGCGGGAGCGTCCAGAACGGGCCACCGGCGAAGGGCAGGGCGTTGCCGTCGCAGGCGTTGGCCACCAGCAGATCCAGACCGCCCTGCTCGTCGCGGACCCGGTCGAACAGCGACTCGACGGCCTTGTCGTCGGCGTGGTCGACCCGCACGGGGATGCCGTGCCCGCCTCGCTCGGTCACCTGCTCGGCGGTGTCCTCGACGGTGCCGGGCAGCTGCGAGTGGCGGTGGTCACGGCTCTCGCGGTCGGTGACGTAGACGGTCGCCCCGGTCTCGCCGAGCACGAGGGCGACGCCGCGCCCGACGCCTCGGGCGGCTCCGGTCACGACAGCGACAGTGCCTTCCACCCCGCCAGAGTCCCCGGCCCTGCCCGCGAAGTCAACGCCCTCAGAACTCCGGCAGGCCCGGCGCCGTTCGCCCGCCCACCGGCTTCATCACCCGGCGGGGGGCCGGCCTTCCGGGCCGCCCAGGTCCTTCCACGACGGGTCGTCGACGAGGACGCCCGGCCTGACCTGGCCGGAGATCAGCACATGCTCCAGAGCGCCCGCGGCTGGTCCTCGTTCTCGACGACCTCCCTCGAGTGTCGATCGTCACCCCGCCGTCCTCATGGGTGAGTACGGCTTTTCCGCAGCGAGGAGTCGACATCCGGATCTCCCGCTCTCGAGGACGACGAGTTCGCGGAGGAGCCTAGACCTGATCGCTCGAGCCGTACTTGAGTCACTGCCGGGCCCCTGCTCCGGATCGTTCAGCGGCGGCCGTGACAATGTTTGAACCTTTTTCCCGATCCACAGCCGCACATGCCGTCCAACGTGTGAGAAATGCTCTGCCGCAGGGTCTTTGCTTGCGGATGGTCGGGGCCCAGCGCCGCCTCGGTGATGGCCAGCGCCCGCTCGAACAGGGCCACCGCCTCACCTGCCCGGCCCAGAACTCGAAGGCTCACCGCCAGATTCCCCAACCGGATGGCCACGGTCGGGTGATCAGGGCCCAGCGCCGCCTCGATGATGGCCAGCGCCCGCCGCTCCAACTCCACCGCCTCGCCTGTCCGGCCCAGATCGCTAAGGCTCACCGCCAGGTTCCCCACCCGGAGGGCCATGTCGGGATGATCGGGTCCCAGCGCCGCCTCGGAGATGGCCAGCGCCCGCCGCTCCAACTCCACCGCCTCACCTGCCCGGCCCAGAACTCGAAGGCTCACCGCCAGATTCCCCAAGCAGGTGGCCACGTCCGGGTGGTCAGGGCCCAGCGCCGCCTCGGCGATGGCCAGCGCCCGCTCCTCCAACCGCGCCGCCTCGCCCACCCGGCCCAGATCCCGAAGGCTCGCCGCCAGATTCCCCAACCGGATGGCCACGTCCGGATGGTCAGGGCCCAGCGCCGCCTCCGTGATGGCCAGCGCCCGCTCGGACAGGGGCACCGCCCCACCGGCCCGACCCAGCGCGTGCAAGCTCGACGCCAGATTCCCCAGCAAGGTGGCCACGGTCGGGTGGTCGGGGCCCAGGGCCGCCTCGGTGACGGCCAGCGCCCGCCGCTCCAACGGCACCGCCTCACCTGCCCGGCCCAAGGCGGTGAAGCTCGCCGCCAGATTTCCCAACCAGAT
This window of the Nonomuraea africana genome carries:
- a CDS encoding sensor histidine kinase, coding for MPTRLDEWEGRLDRLMGAVPYVLLVVSTALFLLTDTHSGDYRLVTLGLAVLTAGWIQLMTGRPAAGWNQLKTSRPALYVAGLVILIAALSARGVWFASFFAFTGYLHSWQFLRGKWRFVGVTATAAISIVAYNGGLPEPTPTAILTYLFFVAAIVALVGLFSFVGELTTERSAERKRMVAQLEEAMRENAGLHTQLLVQAREAGVLDERRRMAGEIHDTLAQGLTGIITQLQAATHAKEAGDRQRHIDNATRLARESLAEARRSVHAIAPGPLEAAPLADALAEVAAEWVRLNGVRADVTTTGTVRPMHPEVEATLLRIAQEALANVAKHAGATRVGLTLSYMEDLVTLDVRDDGAGFDPERARDGGGFGLTSMRKRVTRLAGTLEIESEHGVGTAISAALPAVPREVPGV
- a CDS encoding response regulator — protein: MSETPVRLLIADDHPIVRDGIRGMFTGDPRFEVLGEAGDGAQAVELARALRPDVILMDLRMPRMDGVAAIKELGRLGIEARVLVLTTYDTDSDVLPAIEAGATGYLLKDALREELIRAVQAAAMGEAVLSPSVATRLLSQVRTPVDPLSAREREILELIAQGTTNREAAARLFISEATVKTHVLHIYTKLGVNDRAAAVAVAYQRGLLS
- a CDS encoding SDR family oxidoreductase; protein product: MTGAARGVGRGVALVLGETGATVYVTDRESRDHRHSQLPGTVEDTAEQVTERGGHGIPVRVDHADDKAVESLFDRVRDEQGGLDLLVANACDGNALPFAGGPFWTLPLEHWHNMIDIGVRSHLVSAWYAAPLLIERRGLAVLTGYADPDAEVIAGHLFYDLAMTSVSRLARSLAHDLRPHGVTALAVSPGFTRTEAITAALGEDVPGADSIEFPGRAVRVLLEDPEVGRHAGRTLRVADLAREYGFSDV